A window of Edaphobacter lichenicola contains these coding sequences:
- a CDS encoding SDR family NAD(P)-dependent oxidoreductase — protein MTTSTTSSKGTELGKALGTALITGASTGIGAVYADRLAHRGYDLILVARNGEKLKELAASLTSATGRSIDAVAADLTNKADLHKVEERLRSDKSITTLVNNAGFGGTTSLVDSKIDELENMIELNVTALTRLTYAVLPGFLARGKGAIINISSVVAVAPELLNGVYSGTKAYVLNLTQSLHKEVGGKGVQVQAVLPGATASEFWGRAGIGGHENLPSEIVMSSEEMVDASLAGFDSGELVTIPALPEVADWERFDAARVALGPNLSHKHSATRYGVRA, from the coding sequence ATGACTACTTCAACTACTTCTTCTAAAGGCACTGAGCTTGGCAAAGCTCTTGGCACTGCTCTCATCACTGGCGCATCGACAGGAATCGGGGCAGTTTATGCGGATCGGCTGGCGCACCGCGGCTATGATCTGATCCTGGTGGCTCGCAACGGCGAAAAGCTGAAGGAGCTGGCGGCTTCGCTGACTTCGGCGACTGGCCGTTCGATCGATGCGGTTGCCGCGGACCTTACGAACAAGGCGGATTTGCACAAAGTCGAGGAGCGGTTGCGCTCGGATAAGTCGATTACGACGCTGGTGAACAATGCGGGCTTCGGCGGGACGACTTCGCTGGTGGACTCGAAGATCGATGAGCTGGAGAACATGATTGAGCTGAATGTGACGGCGCTGACGCGGCTGACCTATGCGGTGTTGCCGGGATTCCTGGCTAGAGGCAAGGGCGCGATCATCAACATCTCTTCGGTTGTGGCAGTGGCTCCGGAGTTGTTGAATGGCGTGTATAGCGGGACGAAAGCTTATGTGCTGAACCTTACGCAGTCGCTGCATAAAGAGGTGGGCGGCAAGGGCGTTCAGGTGCAGGCGGTGCTGCCTGGGGCTACGGCGTCGGAGTTCTGGGGCCGCGCGGGGATTGGCGGGCATGAGAATCTGCCGTCGGAGATTGTGATGAGTTCGGAGGAGATGGTGGATGCTTCGCTGGCTGGGTTCGACAGCGGGGAGCTGGTGACGATTCCGGCGCTGCCTGAGGTTGCGGATTGGGAGCGGTTCGATGCGGCTCGGGTGGCGCTGGGGCCGAACCTTTCTCATAAGCATTCGGCAACGCGATATGGCGTGCGTGCTTGA